The window CACTACTACCTATGGCGTGGGGCGCGAGCAGGCGATCACCCTGCTGGGCGAGCTACGCTTTCCGCATTCGCTGGGACTGCTTTACTCGGCCTTTACCTACTATCTTGGCTTTCGCGTCAACTCCGGGGAACACAAGGTGATGGGCTTGGCGCCCTATGGCGAGCCCCGCTACGTGGAGCTCATTCTCGGCCGACTCATCGACTTGAAAGAGGACGGCTCCTTCAGGGTGGACATGGGCTACTTCGACTATGCGGTGGGGCTAGTGATGACCAACCGACGGTTTGCGCGCCTTTTCGGCGGTCCACCGCGTCGCCCAGAGGGGCCACTGTCGCAGCGGCACATGGACATTGCCCGTTCCATCCAATGGGTGACTGAAGAGATCGTCCTCAGGATGGCCCGCCATCTTCATCGGCAGACCGGGCAGAGTAATCTCTGCCTGGCAGGCGGTTGCGCACTCAACTGCGTGGCAAACGGGCGCTTGCTCCGTGAGGGACCGTTCCGCGGACTTTGGATTCAGCCTGCCGCCGGTGACGCAGGAGCCGCATTGGGTGCGGCCCTGGCCGGTTGGCACATGTTCGCCGGCAGGGAGCGCCACGCCGCTGGGGTACATGACCGGCAGCAGGGTTCCTATCTCGGCCCAGCGTTCTCCAACGAGGAGATCGAGAGGTACTTGACCTCCGTGGGTGCGGTCTACCAGAGGATGCGACCTAAGGATTTGGCGCAACATACCGCCGCGCTCCTGGAGCGAGGCCAGGTGGTGGGGTGGTTCCAAGGACGCATGGAGTTTGGGCCACGTGCCCTCGGCAACCGGAGCATCTTGGCGGACGCGCGGTTGCCGGCCATGCAGGAGGTGGTCAATCAAAAGATCAAGTTCAGAGAGTCGTTTCGCCCCTTGGCCCCCAGCGTGCTGGAGGAGTTCGCGGGGCAGTACTTTGAGCTTGA is drawn from candidate division KSB1 bacterium and contains these coding sequences:
- a CDS encoding carbamoyltransferase codes for the protein MTILGISAFYHDSAAALVHDGRLVAAAQEERFSRVKHDFRFPRQAIAYCLAEAGLDGSQLDLVAFYDKPLLKFERILESHLAYAPRGVRAFRKAMPVWLKQKLWMDEFIRSQLGYRGKIIYPEHHLSHAASAFFPSPFAEAAILVADGVGEWATTTYGVGREQAITLLGELRFPHSLGLLYSAFTYYLGFRVNSGEHKVMGLAPYGEPRYVELILGRLIDLKEDGSFRVDMGYFDYAVGLVMTNRRFARLFGGPPRRPEGPLSQRHMDIARSIQWVTEEIVLRMARHLHRQTGQSNLCLAGGCALNCVANGRLLREGPFRGLWIQPAAGDAGAALGAALAGWHMFAGRERHAAGVHDRQQGSYLGPAFSNEEIERYLTSVGAVYQRMRPKDLAQHTAALLERGQVVGWFQGRMEFGPRALGNRSILADARLPAMQEVVNQKIKFRESFRPLAPSVLEEFAGQYFELDCPSPYMLVVAPVVASQRLPLKNSDRLLAGIERRRAVRSTIPAVTHVDYSSRVHTVEHTCNPRFAEVIEAFRKKTGCPVVINTSFNVRGEPIVCTPEDAYLCFMNTDMDYLVMGDFVLDKKRQTQLAVRQRRRFALD